From Mycobacterium cookii:
GACCATCATCGGTTCGGATTCGCCGGAGCCGGCGCTGCAGCACTCCCCCGACGATCTGTACGTCCTCTACACCGGCGGTACCACCGGGATGCCGAAAGGCGTGCTGTGGCGGCAGCACGACATCTTCATGACGTCGTTCGGCGGCCGCAACATCATGACCGGAGAGCCCAGCGGCTCGATCGACGAGATCGTGGAGAGGCTGGCCGGCAGCGCCGGAACCAAGCTGTTGCTCCTGCCTCCGCTGATTCACGGCGCGGCACAATGGAGCGTGATGACGGCGATCACCACCGGCCAGACCGTCGTATTCCCCTCCGTCGTCGACCATTTCGATGCCGACGACGTGGTCCGCACGATCGAGCGGGAGAAGGTAATGACCGTGACGGTGGTCGGCGACGCGATGGCGCGGCCGTTGGTCGCCGCGATCGAGAAAGGCATCGCTGACGTGTCGTCGCTGGCCGTGGTGGCCAGCGGGGGGGCGCTGCTGACCCCGTACGTCAAACAGCGCGTCATCGACGTGCTGCCCAACGCCATCGTCATCGACGGCGTCGGCTCATCGGAGACCGGTGGCCAGATGCACCACATGTCGACGGCCGGAACCGTGTCGACGGGCTTCTTCAATGCCGGGCCCGATACCGTCGTCGCCGCCGAAGATCTCGGATCGATCCTTCAGCCGGGCCACGACGGCATGGGCTGGCTGGCGCAGCGCGGCTATGTCCCGCTCGGTTACAAGGACGACGCCGCCAAGACCGCGGCCACCTTCCCGGTGATCGACGGTGTGCGGTACGCGGTGCCGGGCGACCGGGCTCGTCACCACGCCGACGGCCGCATCGAGCTGCTGGGCCGCGATTCGGTGACGATCAACTCCGGCGGCGAAAAGATCTTCGTCGAGGAAGTCGAGACCGCGATCGCCTCGCATCCGGCTGTGGTCGACGTCGTCGTGACCGGACGCCCCAGTGAGCGATGGGGCCAGGAAGTCGTTGCCGTCGTGGCGCTCGCCGAGCAAGCTCATGCCGACCCCGCCGAGTTAATCGACCATGCCGCAAAGACTTTGGCGCGCTACAAGCTTCCGAAAGCCGTCGTGTTCCGCGCGGCGATCGAACGCAGCCCGTCGGGAAAGGCCGATTACCGCTGGGCACGGGAGCAAGCGATCAGCGAATAGGACGCTTCTGGGAAGATCTGGGACTGGGCGGCGTTCTTACACCCGAGGACACATCCAGAAAAGAGGCACCACGATGACCGAAGGTTTACCCGAACACGCACTCGAGGTTCGCTCGCTGGTGACGTCACGGGGCACGCTCGAGATCTCGCTCCACGATGTCCCGGTTCCCTCCCCGGCCGCCAACGAAGTGCTGGTCCGCGTCGAAGCCTCGCCGATCAACCCGTCGGACTTGGGCTTGCTCATTGCAGGTGCCGACATGTCGACCGCATCGGTAGCCGGTACACCGGAGCACCCCGTCGTCACCGCACCGTTGAGCGATGGCGCCCTGCGGGGACTGTCGGCGCGCCTCGACACGTCGCTCACGGTGGGCAACGAAGCGGCGGGCACCGTCGTAGCCGCGGGGTCGTCCCCGGCAGCGCAGGCACTCATCGGCAAGCTAGTCGGGATCGCGGGCGGTGGCATGTACACCCAGTACCGGACGATCGACGCGTCCGCGTGTCTTGTGCTGCCCGACGGCGCAACGGCGAAGGAAGGCGCGTCGTCCTTCGTCAACCCGCTGACCGCCCTCGGCATGCTGGAAACCATGCGCCGCGAAGGCCACTCGGCCCTCGTGCACACCGCCGCGGCGTCGAATCTAGGACAGATGCTCGTCAAACTCTGCATCGCCGACGGCGTGCCGCTGGTGAACATCGTCCGTAAGCCCGAGCAAGAAGAGCTGTTGAGATCACTTGGTGCCGAACATGTTTACAACTCCACCTCACCGTCGTTCTCGACCGACCTCGTCGACGCTCTCACAGCGACGTCGGCAACCATCGCTTTCGACGCAACGGGCGGTGGCACGCTCGCGAGTCAGATCCTCACAGCTATGGAGAAGGCGGCCAGTGCGCGCGCAACGGAGTACTCGCGTTACGGGTCGGCGGTGCACAAGCAGGTCTACATCTACGGTGGACTCGACACCAGCCCCACCACGCTGACCCGGAACTTCGGCATGGCGTGGGGTGTCGGCGGTTGGCTACTGACGCAATTCCTGCAAAGAACTGACGCCGAGGGACTTTCCCGACTGCGGGCCCGGGTGGCTGCGGACCTCACCACGACGTTCGCGAGCACGTACACGCAGGAGGTCTCGTTGGCGGGCATGCTGCAACCCGACGCGTTCCGCGCCTACGTCAAGCAGGCGACCGGAGAGAAGTTCCTCGTGACGCCACAGGGCTGAGAGGTGTTGAGCGATGACTGACAACCGCGAAGAGGGCCTGAACGTCTTCAACGAGCTGATGCCCGGAATCATGCCGCACGACGTCGAGAACCTCCGTGATGGCAGCTTCGCTCAGGAACTCGGCGAGTTGAGCCTCGATCACGTCTTCGGATCGCTGTGGACCAGGCCAGGTTTGGATCGCCGATCTCGGAGCCTCGTCACGCTCGGCGCGCTCATCGCGATGCGCGCCACCGAGGAACTCCGCATCCACATGCCTATTGCCCTGCGCAACGGGTTGACCGTCGAAGAGATCGAAGAAGTGGTCTACCACATCACCGGATATGCCGGCTTCCCCGCCGCCAACGCCGCGCGCGCCATTGGCCGTGAGGTCCTGCCCACCCCAGAGCGTCGAGACGCGAAATCAGACAGGTGAACTAGCGGCAGCAGTTCGGATCGAGCACCGTGCAGAGTGCGACCAACGCGTCGCGGCGCGGTCGGTGATACACGTTCATCCCGCGACGCTCTGACTCGACCAAGCCCGCGCGTCGCAACTGCGACAGGTGATGACTCACCGTCGACTCGCCGAGCCCGACCGCCGACGCGAGATCGCAACTGCACACCTCGCCCGCATCCGAACTGAACAGCAACGAAACCAGCTTCACCCGCACCGGATCTGCCAACGCCTTGAGCCGCAACGCAATCTCCAAGGCTGCCGCGTCATCGACAGGCCCGGCGGCAACCGGCGAGCAGCACACCGGCGCGGACATATCCACGACGGGCAGGGTCTTGGGCATGCGACCATTCTGCCACATACATTGACATATATCGAAAAGGTGGCATCATCGACCTCATCGATAGTTCGACATAAGCCACAAAGGTTGGAGTCGTCATGGCCCGTGTCCAGCTCGCCCTCAACGTCGATGACCTCGACGAGGCCATCGCGTTCTACTCTCGGCTGTTCAACACCGGCCCCGCCAAGGTCAAGCCGGGTTACGCGAACTTCGCCGTCACCGAACCACCGTTGAAGCTGGTCCTCATCGAAAACCGGGGCCACGGCGGGACTCTCAACCACCTCGGTGTCGAGGTGGACTCGAGCGATGCCGTCCACTCCGAGATCGCACGCCTGGCCGACGCGGGACTGGTCACCGACGAGGAGATCGGGACGACCTGTTGCTTCGCGACGCAGGACAAGGTGTGGGTGACCGGGCCCGCCGGCGAGAGGTGGGAGGTCTACACCGTGCTCTCGGACTCGGAGTCGTTCGGCGCCAACACCTCTGCCTGCTCGTCGTGATCCGCTCAGCGCAAGATGAGACGGCGCCCGCCGTCGTGGAAAAGCTGTCCCGGCTCGACCAGTTCTTGCCGTTGTGGATCGGCCTCGCGATGGCCATCGGCTTACTGCTCGGACGACTTGTTCCAGGGCTGAATGCGGCGCTGAATCACGTTCAGGTGGACGGGATTTCATTGCCGATAGCACTCGGGCTGCTGGTGATGATGTATCCGGTGCTGGCCAAGGTGCGCTACGACCGGCTGGACACCGTGACCGGCGACCGCAAGTTGCTGGCGAGTTCACTGGTCTTGAACTGGCTTATCGGCCCCGCGTTGATGTTTGCGCTGGCGTGGTTGCTGCTGCCCGATCTACCCGCTTACCGCACCGGCCTGATCATCGTCGGCCTGGCCCGTTGCATCGCGATGGTGATCATTTGGAACGACCTCGCCTGCGGAGATCGGGAAGCCGCAGCGGTACTGGTCGCGCTCAACTCCGTCTTTCAGGTCGTCATGTTCGCTGCTTTGGGCTGGTTTTATCTCTCGATCCTGCCCGGCTGGCTCGGCCTGCAACAGAGCACCATCAGCACCTCGCCCTGGCAGATCGCCAAATCCGTCCTGGTCTTCCTCGGCATCCCGCTACTCGCCGGATACCTCAGCCGGCGCTTCGGTGAGAAGGCCAAGGGGCGCAACTGGTACGAGTCGAACTTCCTGCCCAGAATTGGTCCGTGGGCGCTGTACGGCCTGCTGTTCACCATCGTCATTCTCTTTGCGCTGCAAGGACATCAGATCACCAGCCGTCCCCTCGACGTGCTCCGCATCGCGGTGCCGTTGCTGGTCTACTTCGCCGTCATGTGGGGCGGCGGCTACCTTCTGGGTGCTGTAATCGGCCTGGGCTACCAACGCACAGCCACGCTCGCGTTCACCGCTGCGGGCAACAACTTCGAACTGGCCATCGCCGTGTCGATCGCGACCTACGGGGCCACGTCAGGTCAGGCCCTGGCCGGTGTCGTCGGGCCACTCATCGAAGTCCCGGTCCTGGTTACCCTGGTCTACGTATCACTGGCACTACGAGGGCGATTCGCTCCTGTCGCCCGCGAAGGCGTCGCCTGATGTCCCTGACCAAACCGGCCGTACTGTTCCTCTGCACGCACAATGCAGGGCGGTCCCAGATGGCCATGGGCTTCTTCAAATGTCTTGCCGGCGAACGCGCCAGCGTCTACTCGGGCGGCTCCGAACCCGCAGCTGAGGTCAACCCCGCGGCGATCGCGGCGATGGCCGAAAAGGGCATCGACATCGCCGCCGAACAACCAAAGCACTGGACGACGACCATGCTCGACGCGGTGGATGTGGTGATCACCATGGGGTGTGGCGACTCCTGCCCCGTTCTGCCCGGGCGGCGCTACGAAGAGTGGGTCCTCCCCGATCCAGCAGGCCAACCCGTCGACGTCGTCAGGTCAATCCGCGACGACATCGAACACCGGGTGCGCACTCTGCTCGAGCAACTGGGAGTGAGGGCGTCAACGCCCTGACTGCGGACCCATCATCGCGCCCGGCTTCATCTCGCCCATCTTCATGTCGGCACAACAATCTTTCGATTCGTGTGCCATCGCCGCATGACCCATTGTCATGTGTGCGTGCTCGCTCCAATTCAAGAAGAAGCCGGAGAAGAAGATCCCGGCAACGATGAACAGCCCGCCGGCGACGATCCCCACCCACGCCAGCGCCTGGTTCAAACGACTGGGACTCGTCGGTTGGGCGGTGCCGGGGTCGTCGGAAACCGTGGTCGTATCGGACATGACGTGAACCTCCTGTGTTCGGACTTGGCGGAGGCCATGTTACCCCACCCGGGGTGGGGTGGGATGGTTTAAGCTGTAATGCGTTCGCGCCGCGGAGGAATTGGCGCGCAATGCCGGCGAAAGGGACCGCCATGTCAGAGGAATTGACGGCCAAAAAGAGTGCTGCGCTCAACCGGCTCAAGACGGTGCGCGGTCATCTGGACGGAATCATCCGGATGCTGGAAACCGACGCCTACTGCGTAGATGTGATGAAGCAGATTTCCGCGGTGCAGTCCGCCTTGGAGCGCACGAACCGGGTGATGTTGCACAACCACCTGGAAACCTGTTTTTCGGAGGCGGTCGTGGCCGGACAAGGAGAGAAGGCGATCGCCGAGCTGGTCGATGCTCTCAAGTTCAGCCCCGCCTTGACCGGCCCCGACACCTGCTTGAACGGAACATGACCCAGGCGTCGCGAAGACGTCTGGGTCAGCCGCCGGACAAGTGCGCCTTCGTCGCTCGTGTCAGGTCGTCGGCGAGCACTTCTGCTTCGCCGGCCAGCAAGCCGTCCAACGCAAGTCGCGCGACGTCCGCAGGATCGGTCTTTTGGTCTGCGGGCGCGAACGCGGCCATGTCGGTGTCCATGTAGCCGACGTGCACGGCGGTGACGTGGATGCCGCGAGGCGCGAGTTCCTGCCGGATCGCATCGGTCATCGCCCACCCTGCCGCCTTGGCGGCCGAGTACGCGCCGGAGGCCGACGCATGCAGCCAGGACAACACCGACAGCATGTTGAGGATCGCTCCCCCGCCGTTGCGTTCGATGACCGGCGCGAAGGTGCGGATGACATTCAGCGTGCCGAAGTAGTGCGTCTCCATCTCCAGCCGGATGTCGTCCAACGATCCGGACAGCAGCGACGCACGCGTCGAGGTACCCGCGTTGTTGACGAGCACATTGACGTCACTCGCCACCTCCGCGGCACGGCGTACCGAGTCAGTGTCGGTGATGTCCAACTGCACTGGTTCAACGCCGGGCACGTCGATCGTTTCAGGACGGCGGGAAGCCGCCTAGACCTTGGCTGCCCGCTCGACGAGTTGGGTCGCAAAGTGCTTACCGAGTCCCCGGTTGGCGCCGGTGACCAAAGCGGTGATCTGATCGTTGTTCATCGTGGCCTCCTGTGAGCAGCCAAGGATTGAGAGATTTCCGACCCGCATTCTTTCGCAGTGATCGCGGTGACGGAAGATGCTGCTTAGTCCAGCCGCTCGATAATGGTGGCGTTGGCCATGCCGCCGCCTTCACACATCGTCTGCAGCGCGTACCGTCCGCCGCTCTGCTCGAGAGCGTTGACCATCGTGGTCATGATGCGAGCACCGCTGGCGCCCAACGGATGTCCGATGGCGATCGCACCGCCATGGACGTTGGTCTTGGCCAGATCCGCTCCGGTGTCCTTGGCCCAGGCCAATACCACGGGCGCGAACGCTTCGTTGACCTCGAACAGGTCGATGTCGGCCAGGGTCAGCCCGGCACGGCGCAACACCTTTTCGGTCGCCGGGATGACGCCGGTGAGCATGTACAGCGGATCCGATCCCACCGCGGTAGTTGTGTGAATCCGGGCGAGCGGGCGCAGACCCAGCTTCTTGGCGGCCGCGCCGCTGGTGATCAGCACCGCGGCGCTGCCGTCCGACAGCGGCGACGAGTTGCCCGGTGTGATCTCCCAGTTGATCTGCGGGAAGCGGTCGGCCACCGCGGGGTTGTAGAACGCCGGCTTCAGGCCGGCCAGCGTCTCGACCGTGGTGCCGGGCCGGATGATCTCGTCGGTGCTCAGCCCCGCGATCGGCGCCAGCTCGTTGTCGAAGAGTCCGTCCTTGGTGGCACGGGCAGCCTTCTCGTGGCTGGCCGCGGAGAACTCGTCGAGTTCGGTGCGGGTCAGGCCCCACTTGGCGGCGATCAGCTCGGCACTGATGCCCTGCGGCACAAGGCCTTCGGGGTAGCGGCTCGCCATGCCCTCGCCGAACGGGTCGCTGCCCGGCAGGACCGAGCTGCCCATCGGAACGCGGCTCATGGACTCCACACCCGCGGCCACCACGATATCGTAGGCACCGGCCAGGACGCCCTGTGCGGCGAAGCTGATCGCCTGCTGACTGCTGCCACACTGCCGGTCGACGGTGGTGCCCGGAACCGACTCCGGGAAGCCGGCACCCAGCAAGGCGTTACGTGCGATGTTGACCGCCTGATCGCCCACCTGCGTCACCGCTCCGGCGATGACGTCCTCGATCTGGCCTGGGTCCACGCCGGTGCGCTGGACGAGTTCACGCAAGCTGTGCGCCAACAGATCTGCGGGCAATACGCCATGCAGTGCGCCGTTGGCCTTGCCTTTGCCGACCGGCGTACGCACCGCGCCCACGATGACGGCGTCTCGATCCTGATATGCCACGACTCCTCCTTGAGTGCGAGCTAAGTATTGATTGCTATACCCAGCTATAACACCTAGGTATACTGTGAGCAACCCAGAAGCGAGGTGATCTATGACACTCCTGCAGGGCGTACTGGCCGACCGGGACGCCTGGACGGCGGTCGGCCAATGCTCGATCGAGAAGACCATGGCGGTGCTCGGCACCAAATCCGCGATGCTGATCATGCGCGAGGCCTATTACGGGACGACGCGCTTCGACGACTTCGCCACGCGCGTGGGCATCACCAAGGCCGCGGCGTCGGCGCGACTCTCCGAGCTGGTCGAGCTCGGGATGCTGACCCGGCAACCGTATCGGGAGGCAGGCCAGCGGACGCGCGACGAGTACGTGCTCACCGAGGCCGGTATCGACTTCATGCCGGTGGTGTGGGCGATGTTCCAGTGGGGCCAGCAGCACCTGCCGGGCACCAACCGATTGCGACTGACCCACCTGAATTGCGGCGCCGACGCCATGGTCGAAATGCGTTGCGCCGAAGGCCATCTGGTGCCTCCTGATGAGCTCGGCGTGGAACTTGCCAAGCGGCGTCGGCACCGCGACGGCTGAGCGTGACGCACCGGCGCTCCTCGCCGGTCACCGCGCTGTTGTACGATACTGTAATCTTTACAGTACGAACATGCGGCTAGATGCCGGTCCGCGCGACGAAGCTGGAGTGCAGCTGTGGAAAGTCAACTTCGGGACGTCGCCGCCAGCGACGACAAACCTGCCGACTTCATCCGAGACCCCTATCCCTACTTCGCCCTGAAACGCAAGAACGCAGATGTGTTCCACGGGTCCGTCATCGACTACTCGAAAACTCCGGAATCGCTGAGGCCCAGAAACTCCTTCGCCGCAGTGTCATTCGACGCGGTGAACACGGCTTTCCGCGACGGTGAGGTATTCAGCTCGACCTACTACGACAACACGATCGGGCTGTTCATCGGCCCGTCCATCTTGGCGATGGAGGGCAAAAAGCACCGCGAACACCGCAACCTGGTCTCAGCGGCTTTCAAGTCCAAGGCGCTGGCGCGCTGGGAACCGGAGATCGTGCGGCCGATCTGTCATGCCTTGATCGACGAATTCATCGACGCCAGACGCGCGGATCTCGTCCGGGATTTCACCTTCGAGTTCCCGACCCGCGTCATCGCCAGGCTGCTGGGTCTGCCGTCCGAGGACCTACCGGAATTCCGCCGGCGAGCGGTTCAGTTGATCAACTACACGGTGAAATACGAGCGCGCCTTCGAAGCCTCCGCCGCGTTGAAGGACTACTTCTTGCAGCAGATCGAACAGCGCAGAGCCGAACACACCGATGACATCATCGGCGACCTGGTCACCGCGGAGATCGACGGCGAAAAGCTCAGCGACGAAGCGATCTACTCATTCTTGCGGCTGCTGCTGCCCGCCGGCCTGGAAACCACGTATCGCTCTTCGGGCAAC
This genomic window contains:
- a CDS encoding acyl-CoA synthetase, translating into MSDIATHFTVPDVVAAVAAAIPDRELVIQGDRRYTYAEVIARSNRLAAYLHSRGLGCHTERSDLAGHEAGQDFVGLYAYNGNEFVEGLLGAFAARVAPFNVNFRYVKAELQYLLADSGATALIYHAAFAPRVAEVLPDLPQLRVLIQIADDSGNALLDGAVDYETIIGSDSPEPALQHSPDDLYVLYTGGTTGMPKGVLWRQHDIFMTSFGGRNIMTGEPSGSIDEIVERLAGSAGTKLLLLPPLIHGAAQWSVMTAITTGQTVVFPSVVDHFDADDVVRTIEREKVMTVTVVGDAMARPLVAAIEKGIADVSSLAVVASGGALLTPYVKQRVIDVLPNAIVIDGVGSSETGGQMHHMSTAGTVSTGFFNAGPDTVVAAEDLGSILQPGHDGMGWLAQRGYVPLGYKDDAAKTAATFPVIDGVRYAVPGDRARHHADGRIELLGRDSVTINSGGEKIFVEEVETAIASHPAVVDVVVTGRPSERWGQEVVAVVALAEQAHADPAELIDHAAKTLARYKLPKAVVFRAAIERSPSGKADYRWAREQAISE
- a CDS encoding zinc-binding dehydrogenase, which produces MTEGLPEHALEVRSLVTSRGTLEISLHDVPVPSPAANEVLVRVEASPINPSDLGLLIAGADMSTASVAGTPEHPVVTAPLSDGALRGLSARLDTSLTVGNEAAGTVVAAGSSPAAQALIGKLVGIAGGGMYTQYRTIDASACLVLPDGATAKEGASSFVNPLTALGMLETMRREGHSALVHTAAASNLGQMLVKLCIADGVPLVNIVRKPEQEELLRSLGAEHVYNSTSPSFSTDLVDALTATSATIAFDATGGGTLASQILTAMEKAASARATEYSRYGSAVHKQVYIYGGLDTSPTTLTRNFGMAWGVGGWLLTQFLQRTDAEGLSRLRARVAADLTTTFASTYTQEVSLAGMLQPDAFRAYVKQATGEKFLVTPQG
- a CDS encoding carboxymuconolactone decarboxylase family protein — its product is MTDNREEGLNVFNELMPGIMPHDVENLRDGSFAQELGELSLDHVFGSLWTRPGLDRRSRSLVTLGALIAMRATEELRIHMPIALRNGLTVEEIEEVVYHITGYAGFPAANAARAIGREVLPTPERRDAKSDR
- a CDS encoding Rv2640c family ArsR-like transcriptional regulator yields the protein MPKTLPVVDMSAPVCCSPVAAGPVDDAAALEIALRLKALADPVRVKLVSLLFSSDAGEVCSCDLASAVGLGESTVSHHLSQLRRAGLVESERRGMNVYHRPRRDALVALCTVLDPNCCR
- a CDS encoding ArsI/CadI family heavy metal resistance metalloenzyme, giving the protein MARVQLALNVDDLDEAIAFYSRLFNTGPAKVKPGYANFAVTEPPLKLVLIENRGHGGTLNHLGVEVDSSDAVHSEIARLADAGLVTDEEIGTTCCFATQDKVWVTGPAGERWEVYTVLSDSESFGANTSACSS
- a CDS encoding metal-sensitive transcriptional regulator, which gives rise to MSEELTAKKSAALNRLKTVRGHLDGIIRMLETDAYCVDVMKQISAVQSALERTNRVMLHNHLETCFSEAVVAGQGEKAIAELVDALKFSPALTGPDTCLNGT
- a CDS encoding thiolase family protein, with translation MAYQDRDAVIVGAVRTPVGKGKANGALHGVLPADLLAHSLRELVQRTGVDPGQIEDVIAGAVTQVGDQAVNIARNALLGAGFPESVPGTTVDRQCGSSQQAISFAAQGVLAGAYDIVVAAGVESMSRVPMGSSVLPGSDPFGEGMASRYPEGLVPQGISAELIAAKWGLTRTELDEFSAASHEKAARATKDGLFDNELAPIAGLSTDEIIRPGTTVETLAGLKPAFYNPAVADRFPQINWEITPGNSSPLSDGSAAVLITSGAAAKKLGLRPLARIHTTTAVGSDPLYMLTGVIPATEKVLRRAGLTLADIDLFEVNEAFAPVVLAWAKDTGADLAKTNVHGGAIAIGHPLGASGARIMTTMVNALEQSGGRYALQTMCEGGGMANATIIERLD
- a CDS encoding winged helix-turn-helix transcriptional regulator, with protein sequence MTLLQGVLADRDAWTAVGQCSIEKTMAVLGTKSAMLIMREAYYGTTRFDDFATRVGITKAAASARLSELVELGMLTRQPYREAGQRTRDEYVLTEAGIDFMPVVWAMFQWGQQHLPGTNRLRLTHLNCGADAMVEMRCAEGHLVPPDELGVELAKRRRHRDG
- a CDS encoding cytochrome P450 — translated: MESQLRDVAASDDKPADFIRDPYPYFALKRKNADVFHGSVIDYSKTPESLRPRNSFAAVSFDAVNTAFRDGEVFSSTYYDNTIGLFIGPSILAMEGKKHREHRNLVSAAFKSKALARWEPEIVRPICHALIDEFIDARRADLVRDFTFEFPTRVIARLLGLPSEDLPEFRRRAVQLINYTVKYERAFEASAALKDYFLQQIEQRRAEHTDDIIGDLVTAEIDGEKLSDEAIYSFLRLLLPAGLETTYRSSGNLFFLLLTHPDQFDRVQADHALIAPAMEEGLRFETPLTTVQRFTTEDTELAGVEIPARSAVDLCIGSANRDENRWERSEEFDIFREQKPHISFAAGEHTCLGLHLARMEARVAIECLLKRVSNLKLVTDDDPHIHGQPFRSPTALPVTFDREER